The following is a genomic window from Streptomyces sp. NBC_01381.
GCCCGGCGAGACCGACGACCTCACCGGCCCGCACCTCGAAGCTGATGTCGTGGAAGACACCGTCACGGGTGAGGCCCTCGACGGTGAGCAACGCGCCCCCGGCGTCCGGCCGTTCCCGCGGATACTGCTGCTCGATGCTGCGGCCCACCATCAGGCGTACGAGCTCGTCCTCGGGCGTCGACGCGGGCACCTGGTCGATGCTGCGGCCGTCGCGCAGGACGGTCACGCGGTCACCGAGCGCGGCGATCTCCTCCAGGTGGTGGGTGATGAAGACGACGCCGACGCCGTCCTCGCGCAACTGCCGCACGATCGCGAAGAGTCTGTCGACCTCGTCGCTCGTCAGGACGGCGGTCGGCTCGTCCATGATCAGTACGCGGGCCCGCAGGCTGAGCGCCTTGGCGATCTCCACCATCTGGAGCCGGGCGATGCCGAGTTCACGCACCTTGGCTCGGGGCGAGACCTGCACGCCGACCCGCTTGAGGAGCTCATCGGCGGCCGTCTCCATCGCCTTCCGGTCGATCATTCCGAAGCGGCGCGGCTGCCGGCCCAGGAAGATGTTCTCGGCGACCGTGAGGTCGGGCACGAGATTGAACTCCTGGTAGATCGTGGCGATGCCGAGCCGCTCGGCGTCCTGCGCCCCGTGGATGCGGACCTCTTCGCCGTCCACCAGGACGCGGCCGCTGTCGGGGCGGTAGGCGCCGGAGAGCATCTTGATGAGGGTGCTCTTGCCGGCGCCGTTCTCGCCGAGCAGGACATGGACCTCGCCGCGGCGCAGGTCGAAGTCGACGGAGTCGAGCGCGACGACACCGGGGAAGGTCTTGCGTATGCCTTCGATACGCAGCAACTCGTCCTCGTTGCTCACGTGGTGCTTCTCGCTCACGTGGTGCTCCTCAGGTCGGTGGGGGACTCGCCGCAGGAGCGGCGCACGACGAGACGGGCGGGCAGCGTGACGGACCGCGGGCTCCTGCCCTCGATCCGGTCGGCCAACGCCTGGACGGCGGCCCGCCCCAGATCACCGGTCGGCTGGGCGATCGCCGTGATCGGCGGGTCGGTGTGCACGAACCACGGGATGTCGTCGAACGCCGCGAGCGCGATGTCGTGCGGGACGCGA
Proteins encoded in this region:
- a CDS encoding sugar ABC transporter ATP-binding protein yields the protein MSNEDELLRIEGIRKTFPGVVALDSVDFDLRRGEVHVLLGENGAGKSTLIKMLSGAYRPDSGRVLVDGEEVRIHGAQDAERLGIATIYQEFNLVPDLTVAENIFLGRQPRRFGMIDRKAMETAADELLKRVGVQVSPRAKVRELGIARLQMVEIAKALSLRARVLIMDEPTAVLTSDEVDRLFAIVRQLREDGVGVVFITHHLEEIAALGDRVTVLRDGRSIDQVPASTPEDELVRLMVGRSIEQQYPRERPDAGGALLTVEGLTRDGVFHDISFEVRAGEVVGLAGLVGAGRTEVARAVFGADPYDAGSVGVRGRRLPRHDVIAAMGAGIGLVPEDRKGQGLVLDASVQENLGLVTLRSATRSGLVDLKGQRVAAARIAEQLGVRMAGLGQHVRTLSGGNQQKVVIGKWLLADTKVLILDEPTRGIDVGAKVEIYQLINELTASGHAVLMISSDLPEVLGMSDRVLVMAQGRIAGELAADDATQDAVMALAVSSVSSTAVQNGSTEGKASRGH